The Thermosynechococcus sp. CL-1 genomic interval AGAATCTCTTTGGCTGTGTCCCCGGCAAAATGAAGGCATGGTGGCATATGGAAGCCGGCAAGGATGCCGATCGCTTTGGCCGCATGCTCGTGGAAACTGCACGGGCGATCGCCCCCGACCTCACGATTGTGGATGGCATTATCGGCCATGAAGGCAATGGCCCCAGTGGGGGAACGCCGCGCCCCCTGAATATTTTGGGTGCCAGTCGCGATGTCTTTGCCCTCGATCGCGCCCTCGTGGCTATCCTGAATGTTGATCCGGATCGCGTTCCCACCCAGCGTGCCGCCACCGCCCTTGGCTACAACTATGACCTCAGTGAGATTGACTTTCCCTTGGCACAGCCCCATGAATTGGCGATTCGGGATTGGCAACTGCCGCAGCAGATGATGCCCATTGACTTTGGCGCGCCGCGTGTCCTCAAATCCACCTTCAAACATCTCTATATTCGTTGGATCAAAGAACCCCTAACCGCCTATAGCCAAAAGGTCTAAGTTCTCAGGGGGACGGCCTTTGATAAGCTAGGAAAATGCTGTTGGGGAGAACCGTCCTTGAGCTTTGACTACGATCTCGTCATTATCGGTGCGGGTGTGGGGGGACATGGGGCTGCCCTGCATGCCGTGAGTGTCGGTCTGAAAACGGCCATTGTTGAAGCCGCAGAAATGGGGGGCACCTGCGTCAATCGCGGCTGTATTCCCTCAAAGGCTCTCCTTGCGGCAGCCGGACGGGTACGGGAACTGCGTCAAGCCAGTCATTGGCAAGCCTTAGGGATTCAACTGGGGCGGGTGAATGTGGATCGCGCGGGTGTGGCTGCCCATGCCGCCAATTTGGTACAAAAAATCCGCAGTGATCTGACAAACAGCCTCAAGCGTCTCGGTGTGGATACGCTCATTGGTCGCGGGAAAGTGGCGGGTTCCCAAAAAGTGAGCATCAGCACCCCCACAGGGGAAAAAATTGTTACCGCCAAGGACATTATCATTGCCACGGGGTCAGTGCCTTGGGTGCCCCCCGGTATTGAAGTGGATGGCAAAACCGTCTATACCAGTGACGATGCCATTAAGCTGGATTGGTTGCCACAGTGGGTGGCGATTATTGGCAGTGGCTACATTGGCCTAGAATTTGCCGATATTTACACCGCCCTCGGCAGCGAAGTGACCATGATTGAGGCTCTGGATCAACTGATGCCCACCTTTGATCCAGATATTGCTAAACAGGCACAGCGGGTCTTGATTGCCCCTCGCGACATTGAAACCTACAGCGGTACCTTAGCCAAGCGGGTGATTCCCGGTAGTCCGGTGGTCATTGAATTGGCGGATGCCAAAGCCAACGAAGTGGTGGAGGTTCTAGAGGTGGATGCCTGCCTTGTGGCCACCGGTCGCATTCCCGCCACTCAAGATATTGGCCTAGAGAGTGTGGGCGTCAGCACCGATAAGCGTGGCTTTATCCCCGTCAATGAGTATTTGGCAGTAACGAAAAAAGGGAAACCCGTTCCCCACCTGTGGGCGATCGGTGACGCCACGGGGAAAATGATGCTTGCCCATGCCGCTTCGGCGCAGGGAATTGCTGTCGTGGAAACCATTGTTGGCCGACCACGCCAAGTGGATTATCGCAGTATTCCTGCAGCGGCGTTTACCCATCCAGAAATCAGTTTTGTTGGCCTGACGGAACCCCAAGCCCGCGAATTGGCGGAAAAAGAAGGTTTTGAAGTCCAAGTGGCACGCACCTATTTCAAGGGCAACTCAAAAGCGCTGGCGGAAACCGAAACCGATGGCCTTGCCAAGGTGATCTTCCGTGCGGATACCGGCGAGCTACTGGGGGCGCATATCTTTGGTCTCCATGCTTCGGATTTAATTCAAGAGGCCGCCAATGCCATTCGCGATCGCCAAACCGTGAGCCACTTAGCCTTTAATGTTCACACCCATCCCACCCTCTCGGAGGTGCTGGACGAAGCCTTTAAGCGTGCCCACGAGATGGTGAGCCACCGCTGAACTTGCTACGATAAAGTTTGGAGTCTTTCAGGAGTGGGTGATGACACAGGCCACACAACCCGCCAAGGGAATCATGATGACCGAAGCTGCCCTCAAGCACGTGCTTGAACTCCGCGATCAGCACGGCAAAGACCTATGTTTGCGGGTCGGCGTCAAAGGGGGTGGCTGCTCCGGCATGTCCTACACCATGGACTTTGAAGACCCCGCCAATATCCGTCCCGATGATGAAGTCTTTGACTACGATGGCTTCAAGGTGGTCTCCGATCCCAAGAGTATGCTCTACATCTATGGCTTGGTGCTCGACTACAGCAACGCCCTCATTGGTGGCGGCTTTAAGTTTACGAATCCCAATGCCACCCAAACCTGTGGCTGTGGTACCTCATTTTCTGCCTAAGGAGTCCTGCCCTTGACCACATCTCAACCGGTGAGTGACGTTGAACGTCAATTTGAGGCGGCGATCGCCCGCTACAAAGAAGGGGCACCGCCGGCGGAACTGATTCCCACCTTCAAAGAGATTTGCCAGCGTGCTCAAAAAAGTAGCGCCGCTTGGACGTGCTTAGCGTGGCTCTATCTCCTCGATGACAAGCCCCAATCTGCCCTGAAGGCTGCCCAAAAAGCGGTCAAGCTAAATCCTGAAGACCCCCAAGCCCGCATTAACCTTGCGGTAGCGATGCTAGAAACAGGCCAAAAGGGGGTTCGTCCCCACATCGAATTGGCGCAAACCGTTGTTGCTGCTGTCGCTGAGCTGCGCCAAGAGGTCATCGATAACTTTGCCGACGGCCTGCAGCGCAAACCCAATTGGGAGAGCCTTGCCCGCGTCAAACAGTGGGTATTGGGGGGATAGCTATGGCACGGCTGCGGGACGTGATCAATTGGCTCTTGGTGGCGGATACCTTCTTTGTCTTGGCTAGCTTTGGCTGGTTTGTGGTCGCCCTTGTGGGGCGCTCCTTGGCGCTACCCCTTGGCTTTGATCTCTGGTTCAGCCTCTGGGAACCCCTCTTTATGCCTGCGATTGGCATCTTGATGGCCGCCGCACTCATTAACGGTGCCCTGAGTTATGTGCAAAACCGCTGGCTGCTGCGCTCTGTTGGCAGTGACTTGCGATCGCGGGATTAATCCCTAAACTTGCTCTGCTTCCACATCTACGGTCGTGGTGAGGTTGGGCGATCGCCGGCTTTTAATCCGCTCCACCAGCAATTGCGTTAGCTCACTGGCAAGGATCACCATGACCGTGACATCATCCAATTGACCAACGATTGGCACTAGGTCTGGTGAAATATCCAGAGGACTGAGCAAATAGATCAAGCTGGCGGCAATGATAAACCAGCGATATTTAGGATGCCGCAACACATTCCGATACCAGTTGTAGAAGCCGCTCATGGCGTATCAACCTTGAACCCTGCTCCTATTCTGGCATAGGGACTCAATGGCCCTAGGTGGGGAAAACCGTCCGCGGCTAATCAAAGTAAAAGAGCGTCACCACCTTATGCTGCTCTTCCGCCAGTTCACAGGTTTGCAGCAGTGTGTGGCTATCGTGAAAAGCAAAACAAATCAGTTGCTGGCAGCGGGAAATAATTTCCTGATTGCAGAGGGAACTGGCTTCTGCGAGGGGCAGGTGATCGTTTTCGGGCTTCTCCACCAAGTGCATCACCTTATCCAGTTGTTGGCGGGACTCGCGAGGCTGGCGCTCAAGACTTTGGGGCAAGATCACCGTTAGCAAATTGGGGTCTGCCCGCATGGCTCCCCGAATCGCAGCCGCATTGGTTCCAACGGCACCTGAGGTCATCAAGCGGTTACCCGCCAGCACGAGGGCATAGCTCATCATTTCAATGAGGTGCTGATGCGTAATCGGGACGTGACGCGAGCCAAGGAGCGCAATCCGCTTCGGACCAGAGTCTTGGATTGTCGCTAATTCCTGCAAAAACTCATCAATTTGGGGGGAATCAATGCCCGGAAGATTCGTCGCCTGCGTCAAGAGCGTGTCTCATGTGCTACGGAACGACGCTATTTTAGCATTTTGGCCTTCAATTCTAGTAGGGGTGAATCCAGTTACCAACTGCCCGAAGCCCCCCCACCTGAGGAATGCCCACCCTCATCATCACTGCGGCTCGAGTAACTGTCGTCATAGCTGGAGTAACTGTGGTAGCGATCGTCATCATCGTCGTAGGAGGGGCGAGAGCGATCCTGAGGCTGCGGCCAGTTGCCAAAAAAGAAATTGAAAATAAACTTGACGATCGCAGAAATGATGCTGGAAGGAATAAGAATGATCAGACCAACAATGATAAAGATGCCCGTAATAATGTTCCCCCCGGCAGTGCTGGTGTAAGTTGAGGGGACAGAGCTACTGGAGGTGGTCAACTGATTGGTCCCCAGTTCATTGAGCAGAGCACGCACCCCATTCATGATGCCCTGCGCCATCTGGCCCCGGCGAAAGTCCGGCAGCATATAGCGATCAATCACGGTTTGCATGCGTGGGTTCCAACCACTGCCATAGGCACTGCCCAATTCAATCCGCACCTTGCGATCGCCAGGGGCAACCAACATCATCACGCCATCATTGCGCCAATGGCTACCCACGCCCCGATGGTTAAATAAATCCGTGGCAAAGGCTTCAAAACTCGGGTGTTGGTTGCTGTAGTCGCGATAGGAAGGAATCGTTACCAGCAGGACTTGCTGATTCGTGCGTTGATGAAATGCTTGAAGTTCGGAGCGAACCTGTTCCCGCTGGGGATCCTCTAACACCTTCACTAGATCGTTGATGTAGGTATCGGGTAAATCAGGGAAGCGCACATAGGCTTGAATCGGCGACGGCGCCAGCGTCAACATCAAACCGGCCACCACAGAAAGGATCAGCAACAAAGGGCGGTTTCGCCAGCGCAAAGTCATCATTTTTCTGAAAGGAGTGCATCTTGGCTCACAGTATAGCTTTTCTGCTCAAAAACATTCACAAAATGTGTGTATTGATGACTAATTTATGACTAAGTTTCGTTTAAGAATAGATTAATTGTTTCTGATAGATAATTGACGCAGGCACTGGTCTGAGAGCATTAGAGAAATTGACAGGGTTGACGAATTGCCTGTGCCAATAACTGCCGATACTCGCGATCGCTGACAACATATGCCCCAAAGCGCTCAAGATGGGGATTTTGCAGTTGGGCATCAAACAGCAGAAAGCCGCGACGCCGCAGATACTCCACCAGTTTCACCATCGCCACTTTCGAGCCGTCGGGGATGCGATAGAACATGGACTCACCAATAAATGCGCCGCCAATCACAATACCGAGAATGCCCCCTGCCAGTTCATCCCCCTGCCACGTTTCAAAACTTACTGCCCAACCCGTGGCGTAAAGCAGATGGTACACCTCCTTGAGACGGGGTGTTATCCATGTACTCGGGCGATCGGCACACCCCTCAACCACAGCAGCAAAGTCCCGGTTAATCGCTACTTGAAAGCGATTTTGATTGAGCACCCGCTGCAAAGACTTCGGATAGCGAAACCGCTCATCGAGGGGAATCAATGCCCGCTGGCGGCTGGTGTACCACTCTAGGTGATCGCCTTCCCCCATGAGAAAGTAGCCTTCGGCATAGCCATCATCAATAAAGGTATCGCGTACCCACTCGGCCTCAGAAATCTCCATGCTGATAATCTGAACAATAGACACTTCACATTAACTCTAGTGTTGCCTATGCTACTCTCATCCTCAGCTGTCACGACAACCATTAGCCGTTACTGGCGCTGGTGTGTAGCATTGCTATTGGCCATCCTGTGGATTCTGCTCACCCCTACGGGGGCGATCGCCGAAGATTACACGAAAGAAGCCCTGATCAATATGGATTTTTCCGGGCGGGATCTGCGGGGGTCGGAATTCACAAAAGCCAACCTCTTCCACAGTAACCTCAGCCACACCAATCTTCAGGGGGTAAGCTTCTTTGGTGCCAACATGGAAACGGCTAACCTTGAAGGTGCCGATTTACGCTACGCCACATTGGACACCGCACGGCTGACCAAGGCCAATCTCACCAATGCCATCCTTGAAGGTGCCTTTGCTTTTAATACCAACTTTGACGATGCCATTATCACCGGTGCTGACTTTACCGATGTGGAACTGCGGGAAGACGCCCAACGCAAGCTCTGCAAGGTTGCCAGTGGCACTAATCCCGTGACGGGGCGCAAAACATGGGAAACGCTCCACTGTGAAGACTTTGCCACTTAATCCGTCTGCGTTTGCTCAGGATGATCCCCACGATTGTCCGTAGGACACGCTGCGCGATCGCCCGTGTCGGGAATTCTGATAAAGTATTACAAAAGTTAAGATTTATGACTAGAGTTTTTCATGAACGTTTTTATTGTTGGCGGTACGGGTACCCTAGGGCGGCAAATTGTGCGCCGCGCTTTAGATGAAGGACATCAGGTCTATTGTTTTGTCCGCAGTCCAGCCAAAGCCACCTTTCTGCGGGAATGGGGCGCCACCATTCTTCAGGGAAACCTCTGTGCTGCTGACAGTATTCTTGAGGCATTGCAGTACGCCAAAGCCTCAGTGGTCATTGATGCCTCTGCCACTCGCCCCACCGATACCCTAACCATCGAAGC includes:
- a CDS encoding DUF362 domain-containing protein, coding for MPSVSLLRATSYDLDRLSASLEELLAPLGGMAAIVKPGDRVLLKPNLLTGARPKHECVTRPELVYCVAKMVQAVGGQPFLGDGPAFGSALGVARNNGYLPFIQELNLPVIEFHGDRYATANPEFAHLRLSKEAMAADVVINLPKVKSHVQLTLTLGVKNLFGCVPGKMKAWWHMEAGKDADRFGRMLVETARAIAPDLTIVDGIIGHEGNGPSGGTPRPLNILGASRDVFALDRALVAILNVDPDRVPTQRAATALGYNYDLSEIDFPLAQPHELAIRDWQLPQQMMPIDFGAPRVLKSTFKHLYIRWIKEPLTAYSQKV
- the lpdA gene encoding dihydrolipoyl dehydrogenase, whose product is MSFDYDLVIIGAGVGGHGAALHAVSVGLKTAIVEAAEMGGTCVNRGCIPSKALLAAAGRVRELRQASHWQALGIQLGRVNVDRAGVAAHAANLVQKIRSDLTNSLKRLGVDTLIGRGKVAGSQKVSISTPTGEKIVTAKDIIIATGSVPWVPPGIEVDGKTVYTSDDAIKLDWLPQWVAIIGSGYIGLEFADIYTALGSEVTMIEALDQLMPTFDPDIAKQAQRVLIAPRDIETYSGTLAKRVIPGSPVVIELADAKANEVVEVLEVDACLVATGRIPATQDIGLESVGVSTDKRGFIPVNEYLAVTKKGKPVPHLWAIGDATGKMMLAHAASAQGIAVVETIVGRPRQVDYRSIPAAAFTHPEISFVGLTEPQARELAEKEGFEVQVARTYFKGNSKALAETETDGLAKVIFRADTGELLGAHIFGLHASDLIQEAANAIRDRQTVSHLAFNVHTHPTLSEVLDEAFKRAHEMVSHR
- a CDS encoding iron-sulfur cluster assembly accessory protein, whose product is MTQATQPAKGIMMTEAALKHVLELRDQHGKDLCLRVGVKGGGCSGMSYTMDFEDPANIRPDDEVFDYDGFKVVSDPKSMLYIYGLVLDYSNALIGGGFKFTNPNATQTCGCGTSFSA
- a CDS encoding M48 family metallopeptidase, whose product is MTTSQPVSDVERQFEAAIARYKEGAPPAELIPTFKEICQRAQKSSAAWTCLAWLYLLDDKPQSALKAAQKAVKLNPEDPQARINLAVAMLETGQKGVRPHIELAQTVVAAVAELRQEVIDNFADGLQRKPNWESLARVKQWVLGG
- a CDS encoding YkvA family protein, with product MSGFYNWYRNVLRHPKYRWFIIAASLIYLLSPLDISPDLVPIVGQLDDVTVMVILASELTQLLVERIKSRRSPNLTTTVDVEAEQV
- a CDS encoding YgcG family protein, which gives rise to MMTLRWRNRPLLLILSVVAGLMLTLAPSPIQAYVRFPDLPDTYINDLVKVLEDPQREQVRSELQAFHQRTNQQVLLVTIPSYRDYSNQHPSFEAFATDLFNHRGVGSHWRNDGVMMLVAPGDRKVRIELGSAYGSGWNPRMQTVIDRYMLPDFRRGQMAQGIMNGVRALLNELGTNQLTTSSSSVPSTYTSTAGGNIITGIFIIVGLIILIPSSIISAIVKFIFNFFFGNWPQPQDRSRPSYDDDDDRYHSYSSYDDSYSSRSDDEGGHSSGGGASGSW
- the aat gene encoding leucyl/phenylalanyl-tRNA--protein transferase; this translates as MEISEAEWVRDTFIDDGYAEGYFLMGEGDHLEWYTSRQRALIPLDERFRYPKSLQRVLNQNRFQVAINRDFAAVVEGCADRPSTWITPRLKEVYHLLYATGWAVSFETWQGDELAGGILGIVIGGAFIGESMFYRIPDGSKVAMVKLVEYLRRRGFLLFDAQLQNPHLERFGAYVVSDREYRQLLAQAIRQPCQFL
- a CDS encoding pentapeptide repeat-containing protein, whose product is MLLSSSAVTTTISRYWRWCVALLLAILWILLTPTGAIAEDYTKEALINMDFSGRDLRGSEFTKANLFHSNLSHTNLQGVSFFGANMETANLEGADLRYATLDTARLTKANLTNAILEGAFAFNTNFDDAIITGADFTDVELREDAQRKLCKVASGTNPVTGRKTWETLHCEDFAT